From one Suicoccus acidiformans genomic stretch:
- a CDS encoding 4-hydroxy-tetrahydrodipicolinate reductase: MAIIEKHHRYKRDAPSGTAKMLLHAVEAAIDEETTPIYGREGVGEPRQHHEIGVHAIRGGDIVGEHTVIFASNQETLELTHRAGSKTLFVRGAIQGAAFLAEGQEPGLYDMMDVLELDV; the protein is encoded by the coding sequence GTGGCCATCATCGAGAAACACCACCGCTACAAACGTGACGCCCCAAGCGGCACCGCCAAAATGCTGCTTCACGCCGTAGAAGCCGCGATTGACGAAGAAACCACGCCAATCTACGGCCGTGAAGGTGTCGGCGAACCTCGCCAACACCACGAAATCGGCGTCCACGCCATCCGTGGCGGCGACATCGTCGGCGAACACACTGTCATCTTTGCCAGCAACCAAGAAACCTTGGAGCTAACTCACCGCGCCGGGTCCAAGACCCTCTTTGTGCGCGGCGCCATCCAAGGCGCAGCCTTCCTCGCCGAAGGGCAGGAGCCGGGGTTGTATGACATGATGGACGTGTTGGAGTTGGATGTGTAA
- a CDS encoding type II toxin-antitoxin system HicA family toxin has product MDSREIIKALKSDGWYQVGIVGSHHHFKHPSKKGKVTVPHPRKDVPKKTLASIWKQAGLK; this is encoded by the coding sequence ATGGATTCAAGAGAAATTATCAAAGCTCTTAAATCAGATGGTTGGTATCAAGTTGGTATTGTAGGTAGTCATCATCACTTCAAACACCCATCTAAAAAAGGCAAAGTGACTGTACCTCATCCTAGGAAAGATGTTCCTAAGAAAACCCTTGCAAGTATATGGAAACAGGCAGGCTTGAAATAG
- a CDS encoding type II toxin-antitoxin system HicB family antitoxin has product MYLYYAVFSPNDSGYDIEFPDLDGAFTFGDNMSDALYMAKDLLEGWLIIAEKEKDPIPEASEPSAINHEPNDLIIPIEVDLELAKKKHANTLIKKTLTIPAYLNDLGNQANINFSATLTEALREKLGERVRD; this is encoded by the coding sequence ATGTACTTATATTACGCTGTCTTTAGCCCTAATGATTCCGGATATGATATTGAGTTCCCAGATTTAGACGGTGCTTTTACTTTCGGTGACAATATGTCTGACGCTCTTTATATGGCAAAAGACCTTCTCGAAGGTTGGCTAATCATCGCTGAAAAAGAAAAAGACCCCATCCCTGAAGCATCAGAACCATCGGCAATCAATCACGAACCCAATGATCTAATCATTCCTATTGAGGTTGACCTAGAATTAGCAAAGAAAAAACACGCTAACACATTAATCAAAAAAACATTAACCATTCCAGCCTATCTCAATGACTTAGGTAACCAAGCAAACATTAATTTCAGCGCTACCCTAACTGAAGCACTCAGAGAAAAGCTTGGTGAGCGAGTAAGAGACTAG
- the dapB gene encoding 4-hydroxy-tetrahydrodipicolinate reductase, translating into MRIILIGVSGAMGQEVVRFVADSEHEIVAGLQDGASDAYAFPIFTDFAAMKAAEIAADVIIDFSTSALTESLMDYATATGTPVMLATTGQNEAQEAAIEAAGKQIAIVDTHNTSIGVNVMQAAVASLTKTLYPLGYDIEIIEKHHRYKRDAPSGTAKMLLHAAEAAIDEETTPIYGREGVGEPRQHHEIGVHAIRGGDIVGEHTVIFASNQETLELTHRAGSKTLFVRGAIQGAAFLAEGQEPGLYDMMDVLELDV; encoded by the coding sequence ATGCGAATTATTCTAATCGGCGTCAGTGGCGCCATGGGACAAGAAGTCGTGCGCTTCGTCGCCGACAGTGAGCACGAGATCGTAGCTGGCTTACAAGACGGAGCAAGCGACGCCTACGCCTTCCCCATCTTCACCGACTTTGCGGCAATGAAAGCAGCGGAGATTGCTGCCGACGTCATTATCGATTTCTCAACATCAGCCTTGACCGAAAGCCTGATGGACTACGCTACCGCGACTGGCACGCCAGTCATGCTTGCAACCACTGGCCAAAACGAGGCCCAAGAAGCTGCCATCGAAGCCGCCGGCAAGCAGATTGCGATCGTCGACACGCACAACACCAGTATCGGCGTCAACGTCATGCAAGCCGCCGTCGCCAGCCTGACCAAGACCCTGTACCCACTAGGTTACGACATCGAAATCATCGAGAAACACCACCGCTACAAACGTGACGCCCCAAGCGGCACCGCCAAAATGCTGCTTCACGCCGCAGAAGCCGCGATTGACGAAGAAACCACGCCAATCTACGGCCGTGAAGGTGTCGGCGAACCTCGCCAACACCACGAAATCGGCGTCCACGCCATCCGTGGCGGCGACATCGTCGGCGAACACACTGTCATCTTTGCCAGCAACCAAGAAACCTTGGAGCTAACTCACCGCGCCGGGTCCAAGACCCTCTTTGTGCGCGGCGCCATCCAAGGCGCAGCCTTCCTCGCCGAAGGGCAGGAGCCGGGGTTGTATGACATGATGGACGTGTTGGAGTTGGATGTGTAA
- the dapA gene encoding 4-hydroxy-tetrahydrodipicolinate synthase encodes MTVFTGSGVAIVTPFVENTHEIDYRSFQTLLDFHLDHGTDAIIVAGTTGESSTMTDEEQVDLIKFTVDHIDGRIPVIAGAGINDTRHAIRLSQQAENAGADALLILTPYYNKANHEGLLRHYRAIADSVDIPIIMYEVPGRTGMAMTVDEVVELSEHPNIVGLKDATGNMEFTRAVLERTDDDFAVYSGNDDLNHEIMTLGGKGVISVTANVLPDEVHELCQLHLDGNGQDAAVIDQQLEGINRDLFVEVNPIPVKYLVHKMGYCSLDYRLPLYEPSDEAKKVLDGYLTTLAKNNRD; translated from the coding sequence ATGACAGTATTTACAGGTTCAGGCGTTGCGATTGTTACACCATTTGTGGAGAATACGCACGAAATTGATTATCGTTCTTTCCAGACGCTTTTGGATTTTCATTTGGACCACGGCACAGATGCGATTATTGTAGCTGGGACGACTGGTGAAAGTTCAACGATGACGGACGAAGAGCAAGTGGATTTAATTAAATTTACGGTGGATCATATCGACGGCCGTATTCCGGTCATTGCCGGAGCTGGGATTAATGACACCCGCCATGCGATTCGTTTGAGCCAGCAGGCGGAGAATGCAGGCGCAGATGCCTTGTTAATCCTCACGCCTTACTATAATAAAGCTAACCACGAAGGTTTATTGCGCCACTACCGCGCGATTGCCGACAGTGTGGACATTCCGATTATTATGTATGAAGTTCCAGGCCGGACGGGGATGGCGATGACGGTAGATGAAGTGGTCGAACTGTCCGAGCACCCGAATATTGTTGGTTTGAAAGACGCCACGGGCAACATGGAATTCACCCGCGCCGTCTTGGAGCGCACGGACGATGACTTTGCGGTCTATTCCGGCAATGATGACTTGAACCACGAAATCATGACCTTGGGCGGTAAGGGCGTTATTTCGGTTACGGCCAACGTGCTACCCGATGAAGTGCACGAATTATGCCAATTGCACTTGGACGGGAATGGCCAAGACGCCGCGGTCATCGACCAGCAGTTAGAAGGCATTAACCGTGATCTTTTTGTCGAAGTGAACCCAATTCCAGTGAAATATCTCGTTCACAAAATGGGCTACTGCTCGCTCGACTATCGTCTGCCGCTTTATGAACCGAGTGATGAGGCTAAGAAAGTACTTGACGGCTATTTGACCACCCTAGCCAAAAATAATAGAGACTAA
- the lysA gene encoding diaminopimelate decarboxylase encodes MRLESYQRIEDGRLKHSGHDYQDIAKTYGTPLYIFDEASFIERAKAYKAAIQSDYFETDILFASKALLTKAIAKLIAALDIGQDVVSAGEIYLGLEAGVDPKRMYFHGNNKLNSELLYAVDEGVGTIVIDNRQEMKRLEEICVKKGVNQRVLLRVNPGVEAHTHEYIKTADNDSKFGESVFDPAIYDIVQALSDSTHLQFAGFHSHIGSQIFDEESFMKAAEEMLAFAAEAQERVGMKVKEINFGGGFGVYYTEGDEPFQVVDFLPKFVERVHEKGIELGVNLEKVTIEPGRSLVNASGSTLYQVGDLKTTVGGKNYLFINGGMNDNIRPALYQAEYEAILTNKADQAPTKTYTIAGKACESGDKIIEAIDLPEAEPTDYLLVNGTGAYNFVMASNYNSIPVPGMIHINGDEIRATVAQQSFEDMYRTHL; translated from the coding sequence ATGCGTTTAGAATCTTATCAAAGGATTGAGGATGGCCGTTTGAAGCACTCTGGCCATGATTATCAAGATATTGCGAAAACTTACGGGACGCCTTTGTATATTTTTGATGAGGCGAGTTTTATTGAGCGTGCTAAGGCTTATAAGGCAGCGATTCAAAGCGATTATTTCGAAACGGATATTCTCTTTGCGTCTAAGGCTTTGTTGACCAAGGCGATTGCTAAGTTGATTGCGGCTTTGGATATTGGCCAAGATGTGGTCAGTGCCGGCGAAATTTACTTGGGCCTTGAAGCGGGCGTGGATCCTAAGCGGATGTACTTCCATGGCAATAATAAGCTGAATAGCGAGCTTTTGTACGCGGTTGATGAAGGCGTGGGCACGATTGTCATCGATAATCGTCAAGAGATGAAGCGTTTAGAAGAAATCTGTGTCAAAAAAGGGGTCAACCAGCGCGTCCTTTTGCGGGTCAACCCTGGGGTGGAAGCCCATACGCACGAATATATTAAAACAGCGGATAATGACTCGAAGTTTGGTGAAAGTGTCTTCGATCCGGCGATTTATGATATTGTCCAAGCTTTGTCAGACAGTACGCATTTGCAGTTTGCTGGTTTCCATAGCCACATAGGTAGTCAAATCTTTGATGAGGAGTCCTTTATGAAGGCTGCTGAGGAGATGTTGGCTTTTGCGGCTGAGGCCCAAGAGCGTGTGGGCATGAAAGTTAAGGAGATTAACTTTGGTGGCGGTTTCGGCGTTTACTATACGGAGGGGGATGAGCCTTTCCAAGTGGTGGATTTCTTGCCGAAATTTGTCGAGCGGGTGCATGAGAAGGGTATCGAACTGGGCGTGAACTTGGAGAAGGTAACGATTGAGCCGGGCCGGTCTCTGGTCAATGCGTCGGGTTCGACCTTGTACCAAGTAGGTGATTTGAAGACGACGGTTGGGGGCAAGAACTACTTATTTATTAACGGTGGGATGAACGATAATATCCGTCCGGCCCTTTACCAGGCAGAGTATGAAGCTATTTTGACCAATAAGGCGGATCAGGCCCCTACGAAGACTTACACGATTGCTGGCAAGGCTTGTGAAAGTGGCGACAAGATTATTGAAGCGATTGATTTACCGGAAGCTGAGCCGACGGATTACCTGTTAGTCAACGGGACGGGTGCTTATAATTTCGTGATGGCCAGCAATTACAATAGTATCCCGGTTCCGGGCATGATTCATATCAATGGCGATGAGATTCGAGCGACCGTAGCCCAGCAGTCTTTTGAAGATATGTACCGTACACATTTATAG
- a CDS encoding NADPH-dependent oxidoreductase yields the protein MKIVAIPGSAAEQSYNRMLLEFIRDHYSDVFEVEVLDISNVPLFNQDNAEETHEGPIHTINRKILQADGVIISTPEHNHTMPAALNSLIDWLSFKIHPLRKKPVLVMGASYFDQGTSRSQLHLRQMLDAPGADALVMPGTEFLLGNAREAFDEEGNLKDKGTVNFLRNILEDFKEYIGVVSALGVAPEIEEEDLFATKPIDTTIEGVDMTDPEWVEKAAEKVNAVSGDTYVKLDRGVLTVDQLNWFLKTIPAELTFADNNNQYLYYNHNQPGEGMLAKRFVPDVGSPLGPIHPPHTRKNVQWVIQQLRSGNMKSVNVHVPVHKDKYVVHNYFAMHDEDGKYRGINEIVLDLQPVIDWYLEQTGQKLVGGTDASSGASMGGAWGTGGGDEASTDADSAASGTESKAALEEAGHDTDSGASYSSNEPDTASGASV from the coding sequence ATGAAAATTGTAGCAATTCCAGGTTCTGCAGCAGAACAATCTTATAACCGCATGTTATTGGAATTTATTCGCGACCACTATAGCGATGTCTTTGAAGTGGAAGTTCTTGACATTTCAAACGTGCCATTATTCAACCAAGACAACGCAGAAGAAACCCATGAAGGGCCAATTCACACCATTAACCGCAAGATCTTGCAAGCAGACGGTGTCATCATCTCAACACCTGAACATAACCACACCATGCCAGCTGCTTTAAACAGCTTAATTGACTGGTTATCCTTCAAGATTCACCCCCTTCGCAAAAAACCAGTCCTTGTCATGGGCGCATCCTACTTCGACCAAGGCACAAGCCGCTCACAATTACATCTACGCCAAATGTTAGACGCACCTGGTGCCGACGCCTTAGTGATGCCAGGAACTGAGTTCCTTTTAGGTAATGCCCGTGAAGCTTTTGACGAAGAGGGCAACTTAAAAGACAAGGGTACCGTTAACTTCTTACGTAACATCCTCGAAGACTTCAAAGAATACATTGGTGTGGTGAGCGCCTTAGGTGTTGCACCAGAAATTGAAGAGGAGGACCTTTTTGCAACGAAACCAATTGATACAACGATTGAAGGAGTTGACATGACCGATCCAGAATGGGTAGAGAAGGCAGCTGAGAAAGTGAACGCCGTTTCAGGTGACACTTACGTGAAATTAGACCGCGGTGTTCTAACGGTTGACCAACTGAATTGGTTCTTGAAGACCATTCCTGCCGAGTTAACGTTTGCTGATAACAACAACCAATACCTATACTACAACCACAACCAACCAGGCGAAGGCATGTTAGCTAAGCGTTTCGTCCCAGACGTGGGTTCACCTTTAGGGCCAATTCACCCACCACACACGCGCAAAAATGTTCAGTGGGTTATCCAGCAATTGCGTTCAGGCAACATGAAGTCAGTCAACGTCCACGTTCCTGTTCACAAGGATAAATACGTGGTTCACAACTACTTTGCCATGCACGACGAAGACGGTAAATACCGTGGAATCAACGAAATTGTTCTCGACTTGCAACCTGTCATCGACTGGTACCTTGAGCAAACCGGCCAAAAACTCGTTGGCGGCACAGACGCCTCTTCCGGCGCGTCCATGGGTGGCGCTTGGGGAACTGGCGGCGGTGACGAGGCTAGCACGGACGCAGATTCCGCTGCATCAGGCACAGAGTCCAAAGCAGCCCTCGAAGAAGCTGGCCACGACACAGATTCCGGCGCAAGCTACTCATCCAATGAACCAGACACAGCGTCCGGTGCAAGTGTATAA
- a CDS encoding NADPH-dependent FMN reductase, whose translation MKKLVAMVGTNSKKSTNRDLLNFISKHFADQADIELMEIDGLPLFNKPADKEVPQQAKDMAAKIEAADGVIISTPEYDHTVPAPLVNALNWLSYHIYPFTDKPVMITGSSYGRLGSSRAQMHLRQILDSPDIKARVLPNSEFMLGYGLDAFDSKGDLKDADTTKQLEAIFEDFMTFIDITEQLIEARGSKLQEAKDFDWEK comes from the coding sequence ATGAAAAAACTCGTAGCAATGGTTGGTACGAATTCGAAGAAATCAACGAACCGTGATTTGTTGAACTTTATTTCTAAACATTTTGCAGATCAGGCGGATATTGAATTAATGGAAATCGATGGCTTACCGCTATTTAATAAGCCAGCGGATAAGGAAGTTCCACAGCAAGCCAAGGACATGGCCGCCAAGATTGAAGCAGCGGATGGGGTAATTATTTCGACACCGGAATATGACCACACTGTGCCAGCACCACTTGTGAATGCTTTGAACTGGTTATCTTACCACATTTACCCATTCACCGATAAACCCGTGATGATTACTGGGTCTTCTTATGGTCGTTTAGGTTCGTCTCGTGCGCAAATGCACTTGCGTCAAATTCTTGATTCACCGGATATTAAAGCGCGTGTTCTGCCGAACTCTGAATTTATGTTAGGCTACGGTTTGGATGCCTTTGATAGCAAAGGGGACTTGAAAGACGCAGATACGACCAAGCAATTGGAGGCGATTTTTGAAGACTTCATGACATTTATCGATATCACTGAGCAATTGATCGAAGCACGTGGCTCTAAATTGCAAGAAGCCAAAGACTTCGACTGGGAAAAGTAA
- a CDS encoding FAD:protein FMN transferase, with the protein MVRLQREVKQMGTVITISVTHPHADIILNEVEARLQEYEQRFSANDASSELMKVNQAAGQKAVSVHPDLYALIKLGLQHSLAHGSHLNIAIGPLVQLWRIGFSDAQLPSTNQIQTALQLIDPSQIELNDQDTSVFLKRAGMKLDLGALAKGYSADLIIEFFRDIGVTQGMINLGGNLLTLGPPPTKRPDGKWRVGIQDPTKPRGENRVIVKSYDQSVVTSGIYERQLTVDGKTYHHIFDSETGYPVATDVASITIISDRSVDGEIWTTRLFGKSLEEILTQVEQLEAIETIIITEDRDVYASPGIQNDIIVLA; encoded by the coding sequence ATGGTGCGCTTACAAAGGGAAGTCAAGCAAATGGGAACAGTTATCACAATTTCTGTGACCCATCCTCATGCTGATATTATCTTAAATGAGGTCGAGGCACGCTTGCAGGAATATGAGCAGCGCTTTAGTGCCAATGATGCCAGTTCAGAATTAATGAAGGTGAATCAGGCAGCCGGTCAAAAGGCCGTCTCAGTTCATCCGGATTTATATGCCTTGATCAAGCTTGGCCTCCAGCATAGTCTGGCCCATGGGAGTCATTTGAACATTGCGATAGGTCCGCTGGTGCAACTTTGGCGAATTGGCTTCAGTGATGCGCAACTACCTTCTACAAATCAGATTCAGACAGCCTTACAATTGATTGATCCAAGCCAAATTGAACTGAATGACCAAGATACGAGCGTCTTTCTCAAGCGTGCGGGGATGAAGCTTGACCTGGGAGCCCTGGCCAAGGGCTATTCGGCCGATCTCATTATTGAGTTCTTCCGGGATATTGGGGTGACCCAAGGTATGATTAATTTGGGCGGGAATTTGCTCACCCTAGGACCGCCACCGACTAAACGGCCGGACGGCAAATGGCGGGTAGGTATTCAAGACCCGACCAAGCCCCGGGGCGAGAACCGGGTCATCGTCAAGTCTTATGACCAATCGGTGGTGACGTCAGGCATTTATGAGCGGCAGCTCACCGTTGACGGGAAGACCTATCACCATATTTTTGATAGTGAGACGGGTTATCCGGTGGCGACAGATGTGGCGAGTATTACGATCATTTCGGACCGGTCTGTGGACGGGGAGATTTGGACGACGCGTTTATTTGGCAAGAGTCTGGAGGAAATCTTGACTCAAGTGGAGCAGTTGGAGGCAATTGAGACGATTATAATTACTGAAGACCGCGACGTGTACGCAAGTCCTGGGATTCAAAACGATATAATAGTGTTAGCGTAG